One region of Pagrus major chromosome 7, Pma_NU_1.0 genomic DNA includes:
- the LOC140999366 gene encoding sperm microtubule inner protein 11: MKVNPRGASHPRADEVNNRELPPSQEQQGALSCTDKCSVDHQPFPDSTAIHHGSHEQYKEMVKRIRTPRSPDQLYKMPLTDNQQYGWMMYKSPEPWTQVKRFPRKDSEMTKFVQEMSMADW, from the exons ATGAAAGTGAATCCCAGAGGAGCGTCTCATCCTCGGG CTGATGAGGTTAACAACAGAGAGCTGCCTCCATCTCAAGAACAACAGGGAGCCCTCAGTTGTACAGACAAATGCAGCGTTGACCACCAGCCATTTCCCGACAGCACTGCCATACACCATGGGAGCCATGAGCAATACAAAGAGATGGTCAAACGTATTCGAACACCCAGAT CCCCGGACCAGTTGTACAAAATGCCTCTAACGGACAATCAGCAGTATGGATGGATGATGTACAAGAGTCCTGAGCCATGGACTCAAGTCAAACGCTTTCCCCGAAAGGACAGTGAGATGACAAA GTTTGTTCAAGAAATGTCAATGGCTGACTGGTAG
- the LOC140999367 gene encoding polypeptide N-acetylgalactosaminyltransferase 6-like: MVKVLLHYINYRTFVMRLRGSTLQPFVPSPNSNCPPGFYAEEELKPHIQRPLQDPTAPGADGKAFEPRWLTAKERKEFDQGFIKNQFNQFASDRVSLHRLLGKDTRHPDCLEQKFLRCPGLPTTSVIIVFHNEAWSTLLRTVYSVLHTAPAALLTEVLLVDDASTDVHLKTHLDNYVQQLNIVRVLRQRERKGLITARLLGAQAARGEVLTFLDSHCECFPGWLEPLLARILENPTAVVSPKITTINRNTLKFIKPLPTAYYYQRGKFDWMLNFGWEVIPEDEKMRRKNETYPVRTPTFAGGLFSVSKSYFEHIGSYDDQMRFWGAENLEMSFRVWQCGGQLEIIPCSVVGHIFRSKSPHTFTNASSAITRNKVRLAEVWMDDYKFVFYRGNRNAAAIFKENSFGDVTERRELRKRLKCRDFSWYLKNIYPEAYVPDIRPVKHGQLNNNGWKCCLDVEKKNKKWEPINKFKCRNNSGAQYFQYTSQQEIRLSSRIDLCLHATAGRALVSLELCQLKGKSTTAAPEQVWIFTQTNQLRNPSSGKCLTVSGGSVIVAPCKSTRLSQKWAFI; encoded by the exons ATGGTGAAAG TCCTACTACACTACATCAACTACCGAACTTTTGTGATGAGACTCCGAGGATCCACCCTCCAGCCGTTTGTCCCCTCGCCAAATTCCAACTGTCCACCTGGCTTTTACGCTGAAGAGGAGCTCAAGCCTCACATTCAGAGGCCTCTCCAAGATCCCACAGCACCAGGCGCTGACGGTAAAGCCTTTGAGCCACGCTGGTTGACTGCcaaggaaagaaaagagtttGATCAGGGTTTTATCAAAAACCAGTTCAACCAGTTTGCCAGTGATCGTGTCTCTCTGCACCGTCTACTGGGCAAAGACACACGCCACCCGGA CTGCCTTGAACAGAAGTTTCTGCGTTGTCCTGGCCTCCCTACCACCAGTGTGATCATAGTGTTTCATAATGAGGCCTGGTCCACTCTGCTGAGGACGGTCTACAGTGTGTTACACACAGCTCCTGCAGCCCTGCTCACAGAGGTCTTGCTGGTGGATGATGCCAGCACAGATG ttcaccTTAAGACTCACCTGGACAACTATGTGCAGCAGCTTAACATAGTGCGTGTTTTACgccagagggagaggaaaggcTTGATCACAGCCAGACTGTTGGGAGCGCAGGCTGCACGAGGAGAGGtcctcacattcctggattCCCACT GCGAATGCTTCCCTGGATGGCTGGAGCCTCTTCTAGCTCGGATATTAGAGAACCCTACTGCTGTGGTGAGCCCAAAAATCACCACTATTAACCGAAATACCCTAAAGTTCATTAAGCCATTACCTACAGCGTATTATTATCAACGAGGGAAATTTGACTGGATGCTCAACTTTGGATGGGAGGTCATCCCAGAAGATGAGAAGATGAGAAGGAAGAATGAGACTTATCCTGTCAG AACTCCTACTTTTGCTGGTGGCCTGTTCTCTGTGTCTAAATCTTACTTTGAGCATATCGGTTCTTATGATGACCAGATGAGGTTCTGGGGAGCAGAGAATTTGGAGATGTCCTTCAGG GTCTGGCAATGTGGAGGTCAGCTGGAGATCATTCCCTGTTCTGTCGTAGGGCACATTTTCCGCAGCAAAAGCCCCCACACATTCACCAACGCAAGCTCTGCAATCACCCGCAACAAGGTCCGCCTGGCTGAGGTCTGGATGGACGACTACAAATTTGTCTTTTATCGTGGGAACAGAAACGCTGCTGCCATTTTTAAAGAG AATTCATTTGGAGATGTTACTGAACGCCGTGAACTCAGGAAGAGATTGAAGTGCAGGGACTTCTCTTGGTACCTGAAAAACATTTATCCAGAGGCCTATGTGCCTGACATCAGACCAGTCAAGCACGGACAG tTGAATAACAATGGTTGGAAGTGCTGCCTGGAtgtggagaagaaaaacaagaaatgggAGCCTATTAATAAGTTCAAATGTCGTAATAACAGTGGAGCACAG TATTTTCAGTACACATCCCAGCAAGAGATACGGCTCAGCAGTCGCATTGacttgtgtttacatgcaacCGCTGGACGAGCTCTGGTGTCTCTTGAACTCTGTCAGCTGAAGGGAAAGTCAACCACAGCAGCACCTGAGCAAGTGTGGATCTTCACACAG ACAAACCAGTTGAGGAACCCGTCGTCAGGCAAGTGTTTGACAGTATCAGGAGGAAGCGTGATTGTGGCTCCCTgcaaatccaccagactcagCCAGAAGTGGGCCTTCATCTGA